From the Garra rufa chromosome 17, GarRuf1.0, whole genome shotgun sequence genome, one window contains:
- the LOC141290312 gene encoding retinol dehydrogenase 12 produces MYLSIQVTQLWEELKSNRLAKYGTVTAVTAISLVLLRKWIAGGVCRCRVRLDGKTVIITGANTGIGKETARDLAIRGARVVLACRDLSKAEKAAAEIRRSTGNGNIVVRHLNLASLFSVRQFVHEYTATEDRLDILINNAGVMMCPKSLTEDGYETQFAVNHLGHFLLTVLLLDMLKMSSPSRIINVSSIAHKGGKIHFDDLNFNKAPYDSLVSYRQSKLANLLFTRELARRIKGSGVTVYSLHPGVIRTELGRYVQTRHPLLSALLSLPALLLMKTPRQGAQTSIYCAVAEGLESHSGCYFSDCKLKEPAPEGKDDLAALRLWEISAKLVCYHEDN; encoded by the exons ATGTATCTCTCTATCCAAGTAACTCAACTGTGGGAGGAACTGAAGTCAAATCGTCTCGCCAAATACGGGACAGTAACTGCGGTCACAGCTATTA GTTTGGTTCTGCTGAGAAAATGGATTGCAGGTGGAGTTTGCCGCTGCCGTGTGCGACTGGATGGGAAGACGGTCATCATTACTGGTGCCAACACTGGCATTGGAAAAGAGACTGCACGTGATTTGGCCATAAGAG GGGCTAGGGTTGTGTTGGCTTGTCGAGATCTTTCAAAAGCAGAAAAGGCTGCGGCAGAGATTCGCAGATCTACGGGAAATGGCAACATAGTAGTTCGGCACCTAAACCTGGCGTCTCTGTTCTCCGTACGGCAGTTTGTGCATGAATACACTGCCACTGAGGATCGACTGGACATACTTATTAACAATGCTG GAGTAATGATGTGCCCTAAAAGCCTTACAGAGGATGGCTATGAAACCCAGTTTGCTGTCAATCATTTGGGCCATTTCCTCCTGACTGTTCTGCTCCTGGACATGCTGAAGATGTCTAGTCCTAGTCGAATTATTAATGTTTCCAGTATTGCTCACAAAGGAG GTAAGATCCACTTTGATGACCTGAACTTCAACAAAGCACCATACGATTCCTTGGTCAGCTACAGACAGAGCAAACTTGCCAACCTGCTGTTTACTCGAGAATTAGCACGGAGGATTAAGG GGTCCGGTGTAACAGTGTACTCCCTTCACCCCGGAGTAATCCGCACTGAACTGGGGCGTTACGTGCAGACGCGCCACCCTCTGCTCAGCGCCCTGTTGTCTTTACCTGCTCTCTTACTGATGAAAACCCCCAGGCAAGGTGCTCAAACGTCCATTTACTGTGCGGTTGCTGAGGGGTTGGAGTCTCACAGTGGCTGCTATTTCAG TGATTGTAAGCTGAAGGAACCCGCTCCTGAAGGTAAAGATGATCTCGCTGCCCTGCGATTGTGGGAAATCAGTGCAAAACTTGTGTGCTACCATGAAGACAACTGA